The window GAGGCGTGCGAGATCAGGGCCATCACCGCGCCGAACCCGAAGGCCGCCACCAGGGTGAGCGCGACGGCCCGGCGCTGTACGGGTGCTCCCCGCAGCTCGGGGCCGCCGGCGAGGACGATGCCCCCGACGGCCACGGCTATCCCGGCGAACTGGCCGAGCCCCGGCCGCTCGCCCAGCGCCAGCCCGGCCCCGACCGGCACGATCACGCCGAGCGAACCCAGCGGGGACACCACGCCCATCGGCCCGAGCGCCAACGCCTCGTAGAAGGCGAGCATCGCCAGGGGGCCGACCAGGCCGGCCCCGACGGCGAACCACAGCTGGGACCCGGCCTCGTGCCAGGCGCCGGTGGCCAGGACCACGGCGCCCAGCACGACGACGGCGACGACCTGCGAGACCACGACCACCGTGAGCGCCGGCAGCCGGCGGGTCAGCAGCCCGCCGCCGAAATCGGCGAGGCCCCACAGCACGGCTGTGGCCAGGGCGAACAGGGTGGTCATGGCAAGACCTCGCAGTACAGTGCAGTGAACGATGAAGTACAGCGCACCATAGTCCACTCCATTGGACGCTGTCAGTCAGAATATTGGACCACGAGTGTGGGGGCGATACGTTGTCGGACCTAGAGGAGCTCACCCAGGCCCTCGCGCGGAACCTCAGGCGATGGCGCGGTGAGCGGGGCTTCACCCTGGATGCCCTGGCGGCCCGGGCCGGGGTCAGTCGCGGGATGATCATCCAGATCGAGCAGGCCCGGACCAACCCCAGCGTCGGCACCACCGTCAAACTGGCCGACGCGCTCGGCGTCAGCATCACGACCCTGCTCGACCGCGACCGCAGCCCGCAGGTGCAGGTGGTGCTGCCGGGCCAGGGGGTGCGAATGTGGTCCACCGAGGGCGGCAGCGGCGCCACCATGCTGCTCGGCGACGACCGACGCGGGCCGCTGGAGGTGTGGACCTACCTCCTGGAACCCGGCGAGGGCACCGACTCCGACCCCCACCCGTCGGGGACCCTGGAGATGCTCCACGTCACGGCGGGCACCCTCACCCTCCTCGTCGACGGGGAGGAGTACACGGTGCCCGCGGGAGGAGCCGTCTCCTTCGAGGGGAACGTCCCGCACACCTACCGCAACGACGGGACCGAGCCCATGGCGATGACCATGGCGGTCTCGATCCCGCCGGTGACCGGTCCGTGAAGGCTCACGAGCGGTGACGGTTCGGGCGGTCGGAGTGCCTGCGGTGAGGGCTCGCGCGGTGACGACTCACGTGTCGTGAACCCGTCCGGCCGGTCGGGCGGTCAGAGCGCCGGGATCTCGATCGCCGGGCAGCGGTCCATGACCATGTCCAGGCCGGCCTCGCGGGTCCGGGCGTAGGCCTCCGCGTCGATCACGTCCAACTGGAACCAGACCGCCTGCGCCCCGACGGCCACGGCCTCGTCGGCCACCGCGCCGGCGAGGGCGCTGTTCACGAAGACGTCCACCACGTCCACCTTGAAGGGGATCTCGCCGAGCGAGGCGTAGCCCTGCTCGCCGTGCACGGTCTCCGCCTTGGGATGCACGGGGATCACGCGCTTGCCGAACCGCTGGAGCACCCGGGCCACGCCGTGGGCCGCCCGGTCCTCGTTGTTGGACAGGCCCACCACGGCCCAGGTGTCACCGAGTTCGGTGAGGATCTTGCGGATGGTCGTGGGGTCGCCGTACACGTGTGCCGCCTCCTGCTGCTCCGGTGCTGCGCGCGGACCGGCCCGATGCCGTCCCGCACGTCGGTCAACCGTCGGGACGCGGGTCCGATTCCCGGGCCCGATGGGCGGCCGGAAAGACCCTTGGCCACGGCTTAGGGTGGAACGGTGACGGCAGACCAGTACGTGACGGTGGCCCGCGAGGGCGTGCACGAGTCCGAGATCAACCGCTCGCGGTTCCTGTGCTCGCTCGCGCCCGCCGCGACCGAGCAGGAGGCGCAGGCGTTCATCGCGCGCGTCCGCAAGGAACACCCCACCGCCTCGCACAACTGCCACGCCTACGTGATCGGCGCCGACTCCTCGGTCCAGAAGGCGAGCGACGACGGAGAACCCGGCGGCACCGCCGGGGTCCCCATGCTCCAGATGCTCACCCGACGCGACATCCGCTACGCGGTCGCCGTCGTCACCCGCTACTACGGCGGCGTGAAACTCGGCGCCGGCGGCCTCATCCGCGCCTACGGCGGAGTCGTCGGCGAGGCGCTCGACGCCCTCGGCACCGTGACCCGCCGGCGCTACCGACTGGCCACCGTCACCGTCGACCACCAGCGCGCCGGCAAGACCCAGAACGACCTGCGCTCCACCGGCCGCACCGTGGTCGACCTGCGCTACGGGACCGCGGTGGAGATCGAGGTCGCGATCCCCGAGGCCGACCTGCCCGCTTTCCAGGCCTGGCTCGCCGACAGCACCGCGGGCAGCGCCACCCTCACCCTGGGCGGGGAGACGTACGCGCCCTGACGGCGGGGTGCGGGCACCCCGAACACGTCCTTCGCGGGCCCGGTGACGGGTTAGCGTAGAGGGGGCACAGGGCCAGAGGGCGACCAGGGGGAGACGGCATGCGCGGCGGGGCCGGCGAGTGAAGTTCCTGCACACCTCCGACTGGCACCTCGGACGCTCCTTCCACCGCGTGAACATGCTCGGAGCCCAGGCCGCCTTCATCGACCACCTCGTCGCGACCGTCGAGGAACACGAGGTCGACGCCGTCCTCGTCGCCGGCGACATCTACGACCGGGCCGTGCCCCCGCTGCCGGCCGTCGAGCTGTACGACCGGGCCCTGCACCGGCTGGCCGAACGCGGCGTACCGACCGTGATGATCTCCGGGAACCACGACTCCGCCCGCCGCCTCGGTGTCGGCGCCGGGCTGATCGACCGGGCCGGGATCTTCCTGCGGACCGACCCGGCCGGCTGCGCCGAACCCGTGGTGCTGTCGGACACCCACGGGGACGTGGCGCTGTACGGACTGCCCTACCTCGAACCGGCGCTGGTGAAGGACACCCTGGGGGCGGACCGGGTCAGCCACGAGGCCGTGCTGGGCGCGGCGATGCGCCGGATCCGGGCCGACCTCGCCGGCCGGGCCCCCGGCACCCGCTCGATCGTCCTCTCCCACGCCTTCGTCACCGGGGGGACGGCCAGCGACAGTGAGCGCGACATCACCGTCGGAGGGGTCGAGGCCGTGCCCGCCGACGTCTTCGCCGGGGTGGACTACGCCGCACTCGGCCACCTCCACGGCTGCCAGACGATCAACGAACGGGTCCGCTACTCGGGTTCCCCGCTGGCCTACTCCTTCTCCGAGGCCGACCACCGCAAGACGATGTGGCTGATCGACCTCGGCGCGCACGGGCAACTGGCGAGCACCGAACGGATCGAGACCCCCGTCCCGCGCCCCCTCGCCCGGATCCGCGGCCGACTGGACGACCTGCTCGCGGACTCCGCGCTCACCATGCACGAGGACTCCTGGATCGAGGCCACCCTCACCGACGCCGTCCGGCCCGAGGACCCCATGGCGCGCCTCGCCGCCCGCTTCCCGCACACCCTCAGCCTCGCCTTCGACCCCGAGGGTCGCGAGGAGGACGGCGGGATCTCCTACGCCCAACGGCTCAAGGGCCGCAGCGACCAGGAGATCGCCGAGGACTTCGTCGCCCACGTGCGCGGCGGCGGATCCGCCGACGAGGCCGAACGGGCCGTGCTCCAGGGCGCCTTCGACGACGTACGGGCCCAGGCCCGGCACGAGGAGACCGCCCGATGAGGCTGCACCGACTCAAGGTCACCGCCTTCGGCCCCTTCGCGGAACCCCAGGAGATCGACTTCGACGCCCTGTCCGGCGCCGGCGTCTTCCTCCTGCACGGCCCCACCGGAGCGGGCAAGACCTCCGTCCTCGACGCGGTCTGCTACGCCCTCTACGCCTCCGTGCCCGGCGTCCGCCAGAACCCCGGGAACAGTCTGCGCAGCGACCACGCGGCCCCCGAGACCCCCACCGAGATCACCCTCGAACTCACCGCGGGCGGCCGCCGCCTGGAGATCACCCGGCGGCCCGAACAGGACCGGCCGAAGAAACGCGGCACCGGCACGACCAAGGACAAGGCGCAGAGTTGGCTGCGCGAGTACGACGGCGAGAACTGGACCGCGCTGAGCCGCTCCCACCAGGAGATCGGCGAGGAGGTCGAACAACTCCTCGGCATGAGCCGCGACCAGTTCTGCCAGGTGGTGCTGCTGCCGCAGGGGGAGTTCGCCCAGTTCCTGCGGGCCGGCGCCGAGGCACGCGGCCGGCTGCTCGGGCGGCTCTTCGACACCCGCCGCTTCGCCGCCGTCGAGACGCTGCTCGCGGAACGCCGCCGGGCCGCCGAGGCCAAGGTGCGCGCCGGCGACGAGAAGGTCCTCCACACCGCGCAACGTCTCGCGCAGGCCGCCGGGGACGGCGCCGACCTGCGCGCCTGGCCGCTGCCCCGCCACCAGCCCGGCGACCCCGGCCTTGCCGAGGCGATCCGGGCCTGGGCGGCGATCGCACGGTGCGCCGCCCGGGAACGGCTGACCGTGGCCGAATACGCGCTCGCCGCCGTCGAGAGCCGGTACGCCGCCGCCCGGCGGGCCTCCGAGGACGCCCGGGAACTCGACCGGCTCCAGCGCCGGCACGCCGAGACCACCCGCCGGGCCGCCTTGTTCGCCGAGGCCGCACCCGAACGGGAGCGGGTCCGGGCCCTGCTGGACCGGGCCCGTCGGGGCGCCCTCGTCGCCCCGGCCTTGGAACTGCGCGGGGCCGCGGCCGCCGCCCACCTGACCGCCGCCCATGCGGAATCCCTCGCCCGCGCCGAACTCCCCCCGGCGCTCGCCGAGGCCGGCACGGAACAACTCGCCACCGTCGAGCAGCGGTTGCGCGAGGAACTCGGCGCGGTCGGCGCCGCCCAACGCGCCGAACAGCGCAGCGCCGAGATCGGCCGCGAACGCGCCACCCTCGACCGGGAGTCCCGGGACGCCGACGAGCAACACCAGGAATCCGCCGAGTGGCTCGCCCGCTGGGAGGCCACCCGGACCGCGCTGGTCGCCCGCGCCGACGCCGCCCAGCAGGCCGCCACGCTCGCCGAACAGCTCGCGGGCCGCCTGGAGCCCGCCCGGATGCACCTGAGCGCCGCCCGGCGACGCGACGCCCTGGCCGCCGACGCCGAAGCCGCCTCGGGAGACCTGCTCGCCGTGCGCGAGGAGTCCACCGCCGCACGGGAGCGTTGGCTGGAGCTGAAGGAGTCCCGGCTGCGCGGGATCGCCGCCGAGCTCGCCGCGGCGCTGGTGGCGGGGGAGCCCTGCACGGTGTGCGGATCGGCGGAGCACCCCGAGCCGGCCCGCCCCGCGCCCGGGCACGTGGACCGGGCCGCCGAGGACGCCGCCCACGCCCGCTTCGAGCAGGCCGAGGAGCGCAGGGCCGCCGTCGAGCGGAGACTGGCCGCCGTGCGGGAGGCCGAGTCCGAGGCCGCCGCCGCGGCCGGCGACGCCACCACCGCCGAACTGCTCGCGCGAAGCGCCGACCTGAGCTCCCGGCACGCGGCCGCCCACGCCGACGCCGCCGGACTGCACTCCGCCCGCGAGCGCCTCGCCCGCGCCGAGCAGGAGCACGCCGCGCGCAGCGCCGATCGGCTCGACGCCGAGCGCCGGGCCGCCGCGCGGGCCTCCCGCCGCGAGGCCCTCGAACGGGAACAGGCCTCCCTGGAGGCCGAACTGGTCGTCGTACGGGGCGACGCGCCCAGTGTCGCGGCCCGCGCCCGGATCCTGGAGGACCGGGTCCGGATGGTCACCGGCGCCGCCGCCTCGCTGCGCCGCGCCGAGGCCACCGCCGCCCGCCTGAAGGAAGCCGACGACCAGCTCGCCGACGCCGCCTTCAAGGCCGGCTTCGACACCACCGACGCGGCGGCCGACGCCGTGCTCCCGGAGTACGAACGCACCGCGCTCCAGCACCGGCTGGACTCCTGGCAGGCCGAGGAGGCCATGCTCGCCGACCGCCGCGGCGAGAGCGAGACCGCCGCCGCGGCGACCCTGCCCCCCGCCGACCCGTACACCGCCGAGGCGCACGCGGACGCGGCCGCCGCGAGGCTGCGTACGGCCGGCTCCGCCGTCGACGCCGCCCGGGTGCGCTGCGCCGAACTGGACCGGCTCTCCCGGCAGGCCGAGCAGGAACTGCGCGCCCTGGGCCCGCTGCGCGAGGCCTACGACCGGGTGGCCCGGCTCGCCGGACTCACCGCGGGCACCTCCGCCGACAACGAGCGCAAGATGCGGCTGGAGTCGTACGTGCTGGCCGCCCGACTGGAGCAGGTCGCCGCGGCCGCCACGGTGCGGCTGCTGCGCATGTCCGGCGGCCGCTACACGCTCGTCCACTCCGACGCGAAGGCGAGCGGCCGGGGCCGCTCCGGCCTGGGGCTCCACGTGGTGGACGCCTGGACCGGCATCGAGCGGGACACCGCCACCCTGTCCGGCGGCGAGACCTTCTTCGCCTCGCTCGCGCTCGCCCTCGGGCTGGCCGACGTGGTCACCGACGAGGCCGGCGGGATGCGCCTCGACACCCTGTTCATCGACGAGGGCTTCGGCAGCCTCGACGACCAGGCCCTGGACGAGGTCCTCGACGTACTGGACTCGCTGCGCGAGCGGGACCGGAGCGTCGGCATCGTGAGCCACGTTGCCGACCTGCGGACCCGGGTGCAGGCCCAGCTGGAGATCGTCAAGCAGCGCGGCGGCTCGGTGGTGCGCCACCGCACCGCCGGTCTCAGGGGCTGAGGGGCCGCCGCGACAGCGGGGACGAGTACACGATGCTCGTGGTGACGGACCCGAGCCCCGATATCCGGCCGGTGATCTCCTCCAGGTGCCGCATGGAACGCGCGGCCACCTTGAGCACGAAACAGTCGTCGCCCGTGACGTGGTGGGCCTCCAGGATGTCCGGCGTCGCCTCCAACAGATCGTTGAACGGCTTGTAGTTGCCGTGCGGATAACGCAGCCGAACCAGGGCGAGCACGGATTTGCCCAGCTTCTCCGGGTCCACCACGGCCGTGTACCCGGTGATCACGCCCGCCTCCTCCAGCCGCCGCACCCGCTCGGTGACGGCGCTCGCGGACATGGACACCGCCCGCGCGAGCTCGGCGAAACCGGCCCGACCGTTGTCTTGCAGGGCGGCCAGGATGCGCCAGTCGGTGGCGTCGGGGGAATAGTCGGTCATCACGCAGGTGTAGCAGGACAATCCCCGGCGATACAAGGGGAAGGCCGGGGAAACCGCCTTCCGAGGCCGATCGGCAGGTCATAGATTCCAGACCATGACGACGACACGGAACACCGAGGCCACGCCCACCACCACCCACCCCGTGCTCCGGGTTCCCCCGGCGAGCCCGGCCGCGGCGGCCGCCTACTTCGCCGCGAGCCTCGCCTTCCACGCGGACGTCTCCGACGTCGCCGCCGCGGTCACGGCCCACCGCGAGGAAGGCGTCGCACCGGGCTTCCAACTGGTCGACTCCCGCTCCACCGCGGCCTGGGACCAGGCGCACGTGCCCGGCGCGATCCACCTGCCCACCGCGCTCATTGCCGGGCAGGCCGACCAGCTCCTGGACAAGGACGTCCCGGTGGTCACCTACTGCTGGGGCCCCGGCTGCAACGGAGCCACCCGGTCCGCCCTGGCGCTCGCCGAACGCGGCTACCGGGTCAAGGAGATGCTCGGCGGCATCGAGTACTGGATCCGCGAGGGCTTCGAGGTCGAGACCTGGGAGGGGAACCGGCGGCGCGCCGAGGCCGACCCGCTGACCGCGCCCACGGACTCCGACGACTGCGGCTGCTGACCTCGCCCGTACGCGCCGACACGACGACGGGCCGCTCACCCGCGCAGGGGTGGGCGGCCCGTCGTCATCCGGGGGCGCGGCCGGGATCAGAGCTTCGAGAGCTCGTCCACCAGGTCGTCCAGCCCCAGCGAACCCTGCGACAGCGCCGCCATGTGCCACGCCTTCAGGTCGAAGGACTCGCCGTGCGCGGCGCGGGCGTTGTCCCGGCCCAGCAGCCAGGCGCGCTCGCCCAGCTTGTAACCGATGGCCTGGCCCGGCATCGACAGGTAGCGGGTCAGTTCGCTCTCGACGAAGTCGCCGGGCCGACCGCTGTGCAGGCCGAAGAACTCCTGCGCCAGCTCCACCGTCCACCGCTCGCCCGGGTGGAACGGCGAGTCCGCCGGGATGTCCAACTCCAGGTGCATGCCGATGTCCACGATGACGCGCGCGGCGCGCATCATCTGGCAGTCCAGGTAGCCCAACCGCTGCTCGGCGTCCTTCAGGTACCCGAGTTCGTCCATCAGGCGCTCGGCGTACAGGGCCCAGCCCTCGGCGTTGGCGCTCACCAGACCGACACTCGCCTGGTAGCGGGAGAGCTGGTCCGCGACGTGGGTCCACTGCGCCAACTGGAGGTGGTGACCCGGAACGCCCTCGTGGTACCAGGTCGAGACCAGGTCGTACACCGGGAAGCGGGTCTGGCCCATCGTCGGCAACCAGGTGCGCCCCGGGCGGGAGAAGTCCTCCGACGGGTTGGTGTAGTACGGGGCCGCCGCGCCGCCCGGCGGGGCGATCATCGACTCCACCTTCTTGACCCGCTCGGCGAGTTCGAAGTGGGTGCCGTCGAGGTTCTCGATGGCCTCGTCCATGAGGCCCTGCAACCAGGCACGCACCTCGTCGACGCCCTCGATGTGCGTGCCGTGCTCGTCCAGGTGCCGCAGCGCGTCCCACGGGTTCGAACCCGGAAGGATCTTGTCCGCCTCGGCCTTCATCTCGGCGAGCAGCCGGTGGTACTCCGACCAGCCGTAGGCGTAGGCCTCGTCCAGGTCCAGGTCCGTGCCGTTGAAGTACCGGGACCAGCGCGCGTAGCGCTCGCGGCCGACGGTGTCCGGGGCGTCCGCGACGGCCGGGGCGTACACCTCGCTCATCCAGTCGCGCAGCTCGACGACGGCCGTCGTGGCGGACGAGGCCGCCTCGTCCAGCTCGGCGCGCAGGGAGTCCGGGCCGTCCGCCGCGAACTTCCCGAAGAAGTCGCGCTCGCCGTCGCCGCCCTGACCGGCCCAGGTGGTGAGCTGGCCGATGAAGGTGGCGGTGGGGCGCGGGCCGCCGTACAGGCCTCGGTCCAAGCCCAGTTGCAGGCTCTCGCGGTAGCCGGCGAAGGCGGCCGGGACCGCCCGCAGCCGCTCGGCGATCGCCGCCCAGTCCTCCGCCGTGTCGGCGGGGGTCAGGGTGAAGATCTCCCGGACCGAATGCGCGGGGGAGTGGAGGTTGCTGACCGCGCGGAGGTCCTCGTCGGCCTCGTACACCCCGAGTTCCGCGATGAGGCGCTCGCGCAGCAGGCGCGCGCAGCGGCGCTCGGCGTCGGTGTCGGCGCCGGGCAGCCGCTCGGCGGCGTCGAGCCGGTCGAGGGTGGTGCGGGCCAGCTCGGCGACGGCCGCGCGACCGGCCGGGGAGAAGTCCGGGAGCCGGCGGGAACTCTCGGCGACGCCGAGGTAGGTGCCGGTGATCGGGTCGATGGCGATGAGGTCGTCGACGTACGCGTCGGCGACCTGGCGGGGCAGCCGACGGGCACGGTCACTGTGGAGGGTCTCTGACATACGGCCATCCTCGTATGTGAGACGCCCTCCCGGGAGGTCCGTACGCGACCGAGGGCCGCCCGCACACGCCGAACGGCCCTCGGCATCGCGCGGCGTCAGCCCTGGAGCCGCCGGGTCTCGTACGCGTGCTGCTCGCGCGGGGCCTCGTGGGACGGCCGGGAGCCGACGCGGGCGGCGTCCAGCCGGGCCGTGATCACCAGGGTGCCCTCCTCGATCTGGTAGTCGAGGGGCAGCCCGAGGCCGCGCATGGCCGCGACCATGCCGGTGTTGGAGGCCTGGGTGACGGCGTACACGCTGTCGCAGCCGGCGTCCACGGCCATCGACAGCAGGCGGCGCAGCA of the Streptomyces sp. NBC_01426 genome contains:
- a CDS encoding DMT family transporter — its product is MTTLFALATAVLWGLADFGGGLLTRRLPALTVVVVSQVVAVVVLGAVVLATGAWHEAGSQLWFAVGAGLVGPLAMLAFYEALALGPMGVVSPLGSLGVIVPVGAGLALGERPGLGQFAGIAVAVGGIVLAGGPELRGAPVQRRAVALTLVAAFGFGAVMALISHASTTLAGLFLALFVQRVTNVAAGGAALWVRTRRGAPALPTDGGRAILWGLLPALAFVGLADVAANGTYSVAAQSGPVTVAAVLSSLYPVITALAAFVMLKERLRTVQAAGAGLALAGTVLLAAG
- a CDS encoding helix-turn-helix domain-containing protein, which encodes MSDLEELTQALARNLRRWRGERGFTLDALAARAGVSRGMIIQIEQARTNPSVGTTVKLADALGVSITTLLDRDRSPQVQVVLPGQGVRMWSTEGGSGATMLLGDDRRGPLEVWTYLLEPGEGTDSDPHPSGTLEMLHVTAGTLTLLVDGEEYTVPAGGAVSFEGNVPHTYRNDGTEPMAMTMAVSIPPVTGP
- a CDS encoding CoA-binding protein, with the translated sequence MYGDPTTIRKILTELGDTWAVVGLSNNEDRAAHGVARVLQRFGKRVIPVHPKAETVHGEQGYASLGEIPFKVDVVDVFVNSALAGAVADEAVAVGAQAVWFQLDVIDAEAYARTREAGLDMVMDRCPAIEIPAL
- a CDS encoding SMC family ATPase; its protein translation is MRLHRLKVTAFGPFAEPQEIDFDALSGAGVFLLHGPTGAGKTSVLDAVCYALYASVPGVRQNPGNSLRSDHAAPETPTEITLELTAGGRRLEITRRPEQDRPKKRGTGTTKDKAQSWLREYDGENWTALSRSHQEIGEEVEQLLGMSRDQFCQVVLLPQGEFAQFLRAGAEARGRLLGRLFDTRRFAAVETLLAERRRAAEAKVRAGDEKVLHTAQRLAQAAGDGADLRAWPLPRHQPGDPGLAEAIRAWAAIARCAARERLTVAEYALAAVESRYAAARRASEDARELDRLQRRHAETTRRAALFAEAAPERERVRALLDRARRGALVAPALELRGAAAAAHLTAAHAESLARAELPPALAEAGTEQLATVEQRLREELGAVGAAQRAEQRSAEIGRERATLDRESRDADEQHQESAEWLARWEATRTALVARADAAQQAATLAEQLAGRLEPARMHLSAARRRDALAADAEAASGDLLAVREESTAARERWLELKESRLRGIAAELAAALVAGEPCTVCGSAEHPEPARPAPGHVDRAAEDAAHARFEQAEERRAAVERRLAAVREAESEAAAAAGDATTAELLARSADLSSRHAAAHADAAGLHSARERLARAEQEHAARSADRLDAERRAAARASRREALEREQASLEAELVVVRGDAPSVAARARILEDRVRMVTGAAASLRRAEATAARLKEADDQLADAAFKAGFDTTDAAADAVLPEYERTALQHRLDSWQAEEAMLADRRGESETAAAATLPPADPYTAEAHADAAAARLRTAGSAVDAARVRCAELDRLSRQAEQELRALGPLREAYDRVARLAGLTAGTSADNERKMRLESYVLAARLEQVAAAATVRLLRMSGGRYTLVHSDAKASGRGRSGLGLHVVDAWTGIERDTATLSGGETFFASLALALGLADVVTDEAGGMRLDTLFIDEGFGSLDDQALDEVLDVLDSLRERDRSVGIVSHVADLRTRVQAQLEIVKQRGGSVVRHRTAGLRG
- a CDS encoding exonuclease SbcCD subunit D; the encoded protein is MKFLHTSDWHLGRSFHRVNMLGAQAAFIDHLVATVEEHEVDAVLVAGDIYDRAVPPLPAVELYDRALHRLAERGVPTVMISGNHDSARRLGVGAGLIDRAGIFLRTDPAGCAEPVVLSDTHGDVALYGLPYLEPALVKDTLGADRVSHEAVLGAAMRRIRADLAGRAPGTRSIVLSHAFVTGGTASDSERDITVGGVEAVPADVFAGVDYAALGHLHGCQTINERVRYSGSPLAYSFSEADHRKTMWLIDLGAHGQLASTERIETPVPRPLARIRGRLDDLLADSALTMHEDSWIEATLTDAVRPEDPMARLAARFPHTLSLAFDPEGREEDGGISYAQRLKGRSDQEIAEDFVAHVRGGGSADEAERAVLQGAFDDVRAQARHEETAR
- a CDS encoding DUF885 domain-containing protein, encoding MSETLHSDRARRLPRQVADAYVDDLIAIDPITGTYLGVAESSRRLPDFSPAGRAAVAELARTTLDRLDAAERLPGADTDAERRCARLLRERLIAELGVYEADEDLRAVSNLHSPAHSVREIFTLTPADTAEDWAAIAERLRAVPAAFAGYRESLQLGLDRGLYGGPRPTATFIGQLTTWAGQGGDGERDFFGKFAADGPDSLRAELDEAASSATTAVVELRDWMSEVYAPAVADAPDTVGRERYARWSRYFNGTDLDLDEAYAYGWSEYHRLLAEMKAEADKILPGSNPWDALRHLDEHGTHIEGVDEVRAWLQGLMDEAIENLDGTHFELAERVKKVESMIAPPGGAAAPYYTNPSEDFSRPGRTWLPTMGQTRFPVYDLVSTWYHEGVPGHHLQLAQWTHVADQLSRYQASVGLVSANAEGWALYAERLMDELGYLKDAEQRLGYLDCQMMRAARVIVDIGMHLELDIPADSPFHPGERWTVELAQEFFGLHSGRPGDFVESELTRYLSMPGQAIGYKLGERAWLLGRDNARAAHGESFDLKAWHMAALSQGSLGLDDLVDELSKL
- a CDS encoding Lrp/AsnC family transcriptional regulator, giving the protein MTDYSPDATDWRILAALQDNGRAGFAELARAVSMSASAVTERVRRLEEAGVITGYTAVVDPEKLGKSVLALVRLRYPHGNYKPFNDLLEATPDILEAHHVTGDDCFVLKVAARSMRHLEEITGRISGLGSVTTSIVYSSPLSRRPLSP
- a CDS encoding YigZ family protein is translated as MTADQYVTVAREGVHESEINRSRFLCSLAPAATEQEAQAFIARVRKEHPTASHNCHAYVIGADSSVQKASDDGEPGGTAGVPMLQMLTRRDIRYAVAVVTRYYGGVKLGAGGLIRAYGGVVGEALDALGTVTRRRYRLATVTVDHQRAGKTQNDLRSTGRTVVDLRYGTAVEIEVAIPEADLPAFQAWLADSTAGSATLTLGGETYAP
- a CDS encoding rhodanese-like domain-containing protein, which produces MTTTRNTEATPTTTHPVLRVPPASPAAAAAYFAASLAFHADVSDVAAAVTAHREEGVAPGFQLVDSRSTAAWDQAHVPGAIHLPTALIAGQADQLLDKDVPVVTYCWGPGCNGATRSALALAERGYRVKEMLGGIEYWIREGFEVETWEGNRRRAEADPLTAPTDSDDCGC